The following DNA comes from Photobacterium sp. DA100.
TCATTGTTTTGGTTGTGGGACTGAAAACCCCCATGGGCTTCATATTCAAAGCTTCTGGGCAGCAGGAGATACGGCGTCGTGTCAGTTTATCCCACAGGCCCATCATTGTGCTGCACCGACTCACTTTCTTAATGGCGGTATTATTGCCACTGTGATTGATTGCCACTGTATCTGTACCGCCATGGCCGATGCCTATAGGCGTGCAGGCAGAGGAATCGGTCAGGGAGAGGCGATATGGTTTGCAACCGGGAGTTTGTCGCTGAAATATCTTCGCCCGGTGTTGATAAATGCTGATATTGTATTGGAAGCGCATATTTCGGCTGTGGAAGCGCGGACAACCCATTTGGTGTGCAACCTTATTGCAGATGGTAAAACAGCCGTCGAAGCTAAGCTAACGGCTGTTAGGGTCCCAGAACAATGGATGTCTGCTAAGGCTTAATTCTGAGTTGTTTTGGATGCTGCAATATCGACAAGGGCCTGGTGGCTAG
Coding sequences within:
- a CDS encoding hotdog fold domain-containing protein, producing MGKATGELSFQAQLKGNHCFGCGTENPHGLHIQSFWAAGDTASCQFIPQAHHCAAPTHFLNGGIIATVIDCHCICTAMADAYRRAGRGIGQGEAIWFATGSLSLKYLRPVLINADIVLEAHISAVEARTTHLVCNLIADGKTAVEAKLTAVRVPEQWMSAKA